TGGGCAACAAGAGCCATTGGGTGCCTTATTGAAGAGAGGTGATGAGCATCCTGGCTTCGTCATTGGGCTCTGAAATTTAGATGCAGTAAATGGACAGACTTCATGGAAGCTTGCAAGGGGGGGGACAAGGGGAAGGTGTTGGGTTGTTGGGGCCCGAGTCCCAGGGCTCAGATCACTGGGTTCAAAAGCTATgcctctttctttcctcattttaacCCCCAGGATCGCTGGTTCTGGCGCCTGCGCAATAACCGGGTGCAGGAGGGCTACCCCATGCAGATCGAGCAGTTCTGGAAGGGCCTGCCCGCCCGCATAGACGCAGCCTATGAAAGGGCAGATGGAAGATTTGTCTTCTTCAAAGGTAACATGGTCTGTGCGGAGGGGTGGGACAGTCCCTTCCCTTTTCGGGATGCCCTTTCTCTACCTTTGaagaggcggggcggggcgggggggtgcgGGGGGTGCGGGTGGGTCTCCTGCGAAGGTCTTTCCAGCCCTAACACTGACATCTGACAGGACAGACCCCTGCAGGCAGTTAAGTCAGGGAGTGACCATTGAGGATTTCTATGTGCCAGAGTTGGTGGGGTGACAAGCCTCACCCACACGGGGTAGAGGATGGTGGACAACTGAAGGGCATCCATGCTCCACGGGAGGCCACTGCGTCAGCTCTgtgagagatggagggaggggcgCACAGGCTGGATCGTCAGTGAATGCGGGAGCGGAGTTAGCTGTCCGGCTCACCCAGCAGGTGCTGGGTTGTTTCACTCCAGCTGACTTGGCCAGGCCTCAGAAGGATAAGATACAGGTAGTGAGAAGCGAGGGAAGCATTCCAAGGGGAAGGAAGAACATGGCCAAAGGGGTAGTTCAAGTCCTTTTGGAAAACCCACTGGATGGCCATGGAGTGGCACACGAGAGCCATGCCTGGAAAGGTAGTTTAGGGGAGAGTCCTGAGAGCCCTGGTTGCCCAGCCAGACTGTGGTCTCGATCCATGAGGTCAGTGCTGGCATTCACTCTTCGCCTGTGAGCAGCAGAGAGCCAGAGGGCAGGCGGCAATTGGGGCAGAGGTGAGAAGCCGTTTCTGGAGTTGAGGATGTTGCTGGAGTTGAGGAGGGCGATGTCTCTAAGGCTTGTGCCGGGAGGAGCAGTGAGGTCAGGAGATGGCAAAGGCCTTGTAAGAGGCTGAGTgctgagaggaggaggaaagagaggaccAAGGGTGATGCCACCTTCTTGGGGATGCTGCAGGGCAGAGAGGTGGTGAGGGAGGGAGCCCTCGCAGTGGAGATGAGGAACTCTGGAAGGAGACCTGGAAATTCCCAGAGGTCGGTGGGCAACCAGGGTCTTGGGCCTGGGGCCCAGGGCCACTGGGAGAGCAGCCATGGGCCACAGCCTCAGAGGTGGGTGTCACTGGTGGAAGGTGAGTACTTGTGTGTGTGAGGCCAGGAGAGGCTGAGGTCAcccagaaaggagaaaggagtgaGTCACATGAAACAAAAAGAGGGTGGGGCACAGACCTGGGGCAGCGTGGGTCGAGTTGCCCAAGATCTGAGACTAGATTCCGGTTTCTTGCCCTCTAAGCTCTCCTGGGCCAAGGGGCCCCAGCCTCCCTCGCCATGGGGATCAAACAGGCCTAGGGCTGTTTCCCCTTGACACTGGCTTCATGAATGATTTCGGTCCCAGTAAATGATGGGCAAGTGGATCTAACTACAATCTCCGGCATTGAATGACTGAGGAAAGCTAACCCTGGGCTCTTCTTGGCCACAGGTGACAAGTACTGGGTGTTTAAGGAGGTGACGGTGGAGCCTGGATACCCCCACAGCCTGGGAGAGCTGGGCAGCTGTCTGCCCCGAGAAGGCATTGATACAGCTCTGCGCTGGGAACCTGTGGGCAAGACCTACTTTTTCAAAGGCGAGCGGTACTGGCGCTACAGCGAGGAGCGGCGGGCCACGGACCCTGGCTACCCCAAGCCCATCACCGTGTGGAAGGGCATCCCCCAGGCTCCTCAAGGGGCCTTCATCAGCAAGGAAGGATGTACGTAAGAAGCCGGCCGGGTTTGGGGGGATCTGGTTTAGCGTAGGTCTCATTGGGGTCCGCCCACGGGAGGCATACTCTCATGGTATCCAGGTTTGAGAAATATCACCTGGTGGCAAAGACAACCACCTCATATCGACCCACATTCACACAGTCACTTAATCTTCTCTTAACAGCTGCCAAGTCACAGTTTCTCATCTGTGGATATCATTCACAACTGAGAGAGGTTTTCATAGACTGACTTCATTCCCTCAGGCAGCATTTCTCAAGCAGAGGTCCTCAGGAGTACTCTAGGAGTGCCTTGAGTTATCAGATCTGAAATGATGGATGTGGAGGTTCAAAGGGCTTTTTCACAGGGCTTGAAGATAACAGAgagaagcctttaaaaaaattttttttatgtttattttctaagctTCTCCTGGGTGGCAGGCTGACTCAGAGCCTCTCTCACCACTAGATTAGAAGCTTGTCAAGAAGAGGGACTGAGGGAATGccgtggtagtccagtggttaggactctgtacttcaatgctgagggcctgggttcagtccttggttggggtACTGAGACCCCACAAGCTGTacagcacaaccaaaaagaaaaagaaaaaaagaggggctGGGACATGCCAGGTGCCGAGCACGTATCCATGAATGTTTGAATTCATCTCCATTGATCTGGTCAAAAGCAGACTCTGGAGCCAACCTGGCTGGTTTCATATCCCTCCCCCACTATTCAGTATGAGTTTGGGCATAGCACttaagtttcttcatctataaaatggggataatgatggtCCCTACTTCACAGAGCTTTGTGAGGATGAAGATAAATTACGTAGAGCAGTTGGCCCATGCCATGTAAGTTTCAgctgttatcattatcatcatcttgTTGGGATGTTTTAGTTTTTATGGAATGACAGGAGGCATTCATTCACTCCACAGTAATTACTGAGAGCCAGGTTGTGTGGGAGGGCTGGAGATGGAGCTTGGAATGAGACATGCATTGCATCTCTGGCTCCGAGCCTAGAGGCAAAAAAACAAGTAAGGTGGCAACAAGGGCAGTAAGGGAAAGCACTTGGGAGAGAGTATCTGAGCAGAGGGCCTTGTGAGAGAGGGTAGTCAGGAAGGGCTCTCCATGGAGACGTCTCCGGTAAGAAAGACAGGGGCTAACAGGGGGGGAGCTGCTATTTGGTGGCTCTCCTGTGTAGCTGATGCTTTACACATGTGGCCTCACTCTTCGGGGGAGCCTCAAAGACAGGTGACATCAGGAACCTTAGCCAATGAAAGTCCCAGTCAGGGTGAGGAGCCGGCCAATGGGAGAACATTGAGTCAGTTGCTTTGCATCAGGACTGACTCTGCTGATAAGGCTGCTGCAGGGAGCCTTGTGGTGGCTGCCAAGCCCTGCTACCTCCTTTCcttccatcccctcccccagcagggtCCCAGCGACCCTGCAATCTGTGTTGTGAAGTCATGTGTGCCAAGCCCCCAAAAAGGCACGGTAGTTACCAAGAGGTGGTGTCCACTGTCAACAAAAGAATTCTGGCTCCTTGGCTCAGGCACAGCCCTGGAGCTAGCTGTGGAGGCAGCGCTGTCCAAGCCCTGAGTGGGGGTTTCATCTGACCcatgtggtggtgggggggcaggAGGGGGTATAGACATAGTACAACAGGGCTGAGACCCCAGGCTGAGAAGGGTCCTTGTCTGGGAAACACAAAATGAACTCACCAGTTCTACCTAAAGCCCCTCAGTGGCTCCCCAGCACCTCTGAGATGACAGGGTGGGCTGCTCCGGGTCTGGGTGCCTCTGCAGCTGGGCAGGTCATAGTCCCTGACCAGCTACACCCTCTGTGGGGTGTGCCAGGCACTCCAGGTGTTCCAGCACGCTGCTCCCACCACCGCATGTGCCCACCCCCGCTTTCGGAGCTGCTCTGCACTCCTCCTGGGTGAGAGAGGTACCTCCTCTTCCACACTGCCACAGCCCCTGTGCCTTTTCATGCTAGCCCAGAGCAGGTGCAAGGAAGTGTCTGGGATGGTGATGCTGGGCCGTGTTTTTACAGATTACACCTACTTCTACAAGGGCCGGGACTACTGGAAGTTTGACAACCAGAAGCTGAGCGTGGAACCAGGCTACCCGCGCAACATCCTGCGGGACTGGATGGGCTGCAACCAGAAGGAGGCGGAGCGGCGCAAGGAGCGGAGGCTGCCCCAGGACGACGTGGACATCATGGTGACCATCAATGACGTGCCAGGCTCTGTCAACGCGGTGGCCGTGGTTATTCCCTGCATCCTGTCCCTCTGCATCCTGGTGCTGGTCTACACCATCTTCCAGTTCAAGAACAAGGCGGGCCCTCAGCCTGTCACCTACTATAAGCGGCCGGTCCAGGAGTGGGTATGAGCAGCCCAGAGCCCTCTTTGTCCACTCAGTCTGGCCGGCCAGGCCCTTCCTCACCAGGGTCTGAGGGGCAGCTCTGGCCACTGCCCACCGGGGCCAGCAGAGCCCTAGGCCAGGGGTCACGTAGCTGAAGTGGTGGTACATTGGCCTGGGCTGAGCATGGAGCAGGGAGTGATGGCGGCTGTGCCCCAGGGTGGGTGCCTGGCGCCCAGCTGCCAGCCTTCTGTCCTGGGTAACCGCTCCCTACTCCAGGGAACAGGCCAGGCCCTGTCAGGAGGCAGGGCCCATGCCAGGAGGAGGCCCTGAGGTCACTGCGCCCCGTGGTGTCCATGAGGCACCACGGCGCCATACCTGGCTGGACCCAGCACCTTCTGTGGGAAGCCAGCACAGCTCTCGGCCCCATCTGGGAGATGCCACCAGTCCTGGTCCCCctttgccaacacctgctggtcagatgtccccccaccccactcccactgTCCTCCACGGCTACAGGACCCTGCCGCCGACACAGTGGGCAACAAGCCTGGGTTTCCCCTGCTGGCCACAGCAGATCCCTCAGGAAACCTGCTCCACAAGTCAGGGTCTCCTCGGAGACCCAGAATTTAGGGTCACATGCTGCAGGCAGGGCTGTGGCCCAGCTAGGTCTGACAAGGACCCAGCTGTCACGTCGTGAATATTTTAATGTCCTGTCACTATTGTTTAAAGTCCCATTTTGCAAAGGCTGCTTGAGGCTTTAGGTGAATTAGCGGTGACTGTCTTGGCGAGGCCAGCCCTCCCCCCAGCGATAAGGACCAAGGTGCTGTTAAGGCCACTCCAGTGCCCCGACACCCCAGGAGCCGGGCCCTGCTAATGAGGCTACCGGGTGGGAGCAGGAGCTGACCCCTCTCTGGAGGCTGATCTAAGTTTGAAGCTGTCCTCTACTCTCCCGTCTCTCTCACCATCCCCCAAGTCCCTGCCCTGCTCCTGCCCTGCTCCAGCCTGTTGCCTGTGACCTGAGAGCTCAGCCTGATTGGTTAGGTGAGACAGAAACGACTCCAGGCCAACACTCTCATGACCCTGGGGGAAGGGGCCCAGGGCAGTCTTCTGAAATGCTCAGAGCCCGCACCCCTAGGTACCCTGAGACCAACTCAATTTCTCAGCCCAGAAGCAGTGTTTATACCATTAGCTTGGCCCCTGCTAACCCAGCTCTCTGGGCCCACCACCCTGCACTGCTCTTCGGAAAAGGGCACCCATAACTGCTAACAGCCCCAAGCCTAGGggcctgcccttcactgtctctggcAGGAATTCCTAGGGCTCGGCTTGCCTCACACCAATCCAAGAAGAGGCAGACCTGCTTGTCGCTAAGGAGCCAGAGGCAGGACCAATGGGCTCAATGATGTCCATGGGCTCTCTGCCAAATCCAAGAGGAGATATCAGTCTTTGGGGGTGCTGGCAGGGCCTCTGAGCCTGCACGGGCCTTGCCCCCCACCCTGTGGCCTCTGAGCTTTGGGTCTGCTTAACCTGTAGCAGACAGGGCCTCTGGGAGCCATCTTGAGCAAAATCTCTCTTGTCCCAGAGACACCTATATGAGTCCACTGTGTTCCGTCATcatccttctgttttttttttcttctcattttggtCAAGGGCGGGCtccctggggtgggtggggaacaACTGCGGAGATATTAGTGATTCATAGGTTTGTACAGTGTTTTATACTTTGCAAAGCACTTTATTAGCTCACCCCTGTCCACTCACATGTAATTCATGTAGTCCTTGGGAGGCCAAGGATAACTCTCACTGTGCCCTCAAACACAGCACAGAGAGGCTGTTACTTGCCCAGGCCATTCAGTGGGCTTGCTGGGCACTGGGTCCCCACCTGTGGACCCCTCCAGGGTCCAAGATGAGATCTGAAGTGTCTCTTTTATCCGTCTTTCCTcggcctccctctccccttccctggtCCCTCTCCACTCCTCAGGTTGGTGCTCTCACTTCGCGAAAGCTCtaggccccccaggctccccactGGCTCCTGGTACTACTGAGGTCAGCTGAAAAAGAGCAGGAGATGGAGGCAGGCAGCCCAGGCTGCAGATGTGAGGGACGCAGGGCCAGGCCCAGAGAAGGCTCAGCCTGGAGGCTTCCAGTCATGGATTCTCCTGCCTTTGGGTCATCTGTTTGTCCATCATCCCAGGACAGGGCAGACAGACAGAGGGGCAAAGCACTGGGGACCCCAGAGCCCAGCTTCCCCTCAGTCTGGGGAACATCACAGCATTTCAGTGTCAGTCACATTTTAAACTGATCAGCCTTTgtataatgttttttaaatcatttctaaataaaacaaaaatacagagtGTGTCATTTCCCTGGACTGTTGGAACAGGGATCAGGTTCTGAGTGGCCTAAAGAAGCTTCTGGGAGACAGGATGCTTTGGGGTGTCTGGGAGCTGCCCCACACATCTCATCTGCCAGCCCCCAAAATCAGATGCCCTCTCTCTCCAAAAGGGTGGCCCTGGAGGCCCTCTGTGACTGGAGTTCCAGTGATACAACCGGATAATGCCAGGGTGGACACCCAGGATGGCGCCTCTCCCAGAAGAGGTATGGATGGGCAGGTTCACTGCAGCAAGGTCTTTTCTGAAGTCAAGACACAAGGTGCTATGACCAAGACAAAAGCAAGAGCCTAGTTCTTGGTGACAGGGAAAACTGAGGTGAGGTGAGGTCAGTAGCCTTGGGGTCTTCTTACCAAGAGTCCTGACCTGGTTCTGGAAGCCAGTGACGGGAAGCCTGCCCCAGGACCCAGACGGCCGGAGAAACTGTGGGGTGGGCAAGAACACGAAGGTCTGAGCGAGTCTGGGTGCAGGCTAAGAAGCGAACAGATCCAGGGTAGCAGGAAGGGCCGGAGGAAAGACGGCGCCCTGAGGCCAGGCTGCGGAGGCTTCCTTCCAGTCCCCCTCGGGCTCCCCGACTCTCCGCGCACCTCCAGGGTGGGCGAAGGTGGGGAAAGACAAGGGCCCGACCAGGAGAAGCGGGCCGGATGACAGGAGGCGGCGGGTGCTAACTGCGGAGGGCAGCCAGTCAGTACCAGGAGGTGCAGGCGATGAGGAAGCGCACGTCGTCCAGCGGCCCCCAGGGACTGGGCTCTGGCCGGGGCTGAGCAGGGCCCTCCGGCGCCGCAGGCTGGGGTTGGGGCTGCGGCTGGGGCTGAGGCTGGGGCTGCGGCGGCTCCGCGGCGCCCTGGCCACCGCTCAGCTGAGCGCCCATGTTCTGCAGGAGGAGAGGCCCATCAGGTGCGGGCCGGCCACACACCAaccctgccccgccccaccccgctgGGGCCCGCCCCTCACCTCGCACCGCGGGTTCCGAACCTCAGGTCGGAACGGTCCCAGCGCGGGTCTCCGCTGCCCGCTCGCCCGCACAGCGGCGTCTGAAGGCACCGGCGTCCTGACGTCACGGCGCACGAACCACGCCCCCTGAGCGCCTCGGAAGGTTTCAGGACGCAGGGGCGGGGCCTAACGTACCCGACCCCACCCACCAGCAACCGGCCAAACCTGCACCCGAGTCCCGGAGCCCCGCCCCGCGAGCCACTCGGAGACGATGGAATCCGCCCCCAACTACCCACGCCTCTCCAAGGCTGGCTCCACACGCACCCAAGGCCCTAAGGCAAAGGGCGGGAGATGAGTCTGAGACTCTCCAGGGCACCTAGCAGCCAGGCCAACAACCTCCATCCACCACTGCGGGTCAAAGAGGACAAGGCTGCCCTGTGGCCAGGTGACCCAAAGCCCTTCATGATCCTCACACTGGCGTAGGGGAGAGCTGAAACAGACTCATTCTTTGAAGCCAAAAGGATGAGGCTGAAGTTGTGTGGAAAATGGGAGTATAGTGGAGGGTTTCCTTCTCTTGTCCTGGGATGAAGCTGCCCATCTAATGAAGGGGGGCAAGGCTGTAAAACTATGGGATGTGTGCATACTACTCCACCTTCCCCCTGGAACAATGATGAGGGGGCTGAGTGCAGGCTGAAATCCCCAAATAACACATTCAGAATGGCCAGAGGAAGCTGCCCTTTTAATGGGGTGGCACAGACAACAGAGCTCTCAGCCAGAAGCCACAGGACCTGCCAGCCAGCATGATGTGGCAGATTTTTGCAGTAACTATAGATTCAGGAGATGGGCACAGATGAAGAAAGGCTGGGCATACAGCCACGAGTCCAGGTGAGTTCTCTGCCACCACCCTGCCAGCATTCAGGACAGACTGGGTGGAACACTGAGAGGGAGCCAAAGTCCAAGCCAGGACCAGTATGGAAGGTGACTCaggtgaggctggagagagaggaaggagtgtTGTCAGTAGGTGCTTCACAGAGCACAGCTCACCCTCCATGCTCAAGGTGCTTgcctccaccctcaccccaggaCCTCTGTTCCAGCTCTGCCCTGAAGAGCCCCTTCCAGATTCCACTGCTCCCAGGAGTAACAATCCAGTCCAGAACTCTCAATgcttaaaaaggaaaagtaactCCTCCACTCAAGGGGGTGAACTCAAAATAACTTATTCAAATGGCTGATCATAATCAGAGCATCACAGGTCAAATCCAACAGACTAAATTAGACAAGGGGGGGTGCTCAGAGAGGGAAAAGAGACACGACTAGGTCACAAATCCTCTAGTGGCAGGACTGAGGCCAGAACATTCTTCCTGGAGGTGATAATCATTTGCAagattgtgaaagtgaaaatacatctttttttggctgtacctcacagcttacaggatcttgcttccctgaccagggcctgaacccaggccttcagcagtgaaagcagtgAGTCCTAATTACTGGGCTTTCAGGGAACTGCCTGAAGTACACATTTCTAATCCCTTATCTGACACCGTCCTTGTAAGTTCTCATGGGCACCTCAAACTCAACAGGTTCAAAGCCAAAGGAGTCTAATGAGTTTCGTCACTTCTTTATCaatacccatttttaaaaaatacaatgctGACGAGTGCCACTGCCTGTAGGCAGTTCTGCCTGGCAGTTTCTGAAGTTTTTCCATTAAATACAACATTGCTGTAGTTTTTTTTAGTTAGGTAACAATTATCaggttaaagctgaaactccaaaactttggccacctgatgcgaagagctgactcactggaaaagaccctgatgctgggaaagattgaaggcaggaggagaaggggacgacagaggatgagatggttggatgacatcaccgactcaatggacatgagtttcagcaagctccaggagttggtgatggacagggaagcctggcatgtcacAGTCCatggagagtcggacacgactgagcgactgaactgacctgacctgAATTATTAGGTTATagaaatttctttctgttctcaGTTGCTAAgaagtttctgttttattctttaattaaatgGTTAATTGTGGAAGTACTGTTTTCTTTATGAGGGTCAATGTTCCAAAAGGGAAGGGAGGGTATATTTTATTCATCACATCATTATTGTCTGATACATAGtaggtattaaaaaataaaagttgaaaaataaaaaataaaagttgttaaATGACAAAACCACTGGTACCATTTTCCTGTTCAGAACTTTTCAACTGCTCTCCAGTGCTGAGAGCAGTTTGTCAGTGTGGTCTCCAAACTGCCCTCATCAGAATCACCCAGCAAAGATTACTGAAATAACTACACGTGGCTGGGTCCTACGCCAAACTGAGAGAATCAGGATTTGAAGGATGATGTCAAGAATCTACATTAATAAGCATCCCCAACACAGAACAGAGGTCAAAACACCTACTATAGTCAAAACTTCCCGACATGGGCATTCAGAGTCCTCAACCCTGGGGATAAAACCTTTCCCCTTCACACCCTCCACACTTCCCCACCCTATCTCTGCGTATTCAATTACCTACTCATTCCCTGAAGCCCAGGTTGATTGATTTGTCTTTCCTAAAACCTTCCTGGACTCCAGTTAAGTGTCTCATGGGAGCCTCCAAAGCCACAAAAGGcgccttttatttcttctttgatggaAGCTAAGTTGTATGTGGCCATTAAGTCTTCTCTCCCCAGCTACACACTGAGTCCCTCTCAGAGGCAGGATGTAGCACTAAGTTGCCTGACTATCCCACATGGAGCCTTGTTCATAGGGTTCCATGAACATCaggtgactgaatgaatgaaggtggGAAATGAAGGGAAATTTAGGCAGACACTAAGGAGGGTGTCTGCTACTAGGCCCTTACTCTACTTTCTACCCTCATAAAGACTCCTGTGCCAGCTAGGTATGGCATGCCTTGAGAAGGATCCTCAATGGGGGAGGGGGTACTAAACATCCAGCACCTGATGCTCTTCCAAAGGAGGAGATTCTAGAGCCTAACACTCTAAAATCTCCAGAGTTAGGGCTCAAGAACCCACTTTTGATTTAAACCCACCGAAGTACAGATGACGGTGATTCTGATGCACTCGCCACATCCACCCCCAAGTCCCTTAGGAACCAAAGTagccttcccttcttccctcaatAAAAAGATCTTTCCTGTCTCAGGCTACTGGCTGGGTACACCAACACACAGGcagattaaaaacttaaaagaaggTGGTCAGTGATAAAGCAAGACAGCCTAAAGAAGGGATACATTGAGTCAACGTCCTCAAAGATGGGGATGGGCAGATACTCAGGCAATGCTTGTGGCCTGTACCCTGTGGCTAGTCAGCACTGTGTGGATGTAGCCTCACAGAGGAGAGCCTACTGGTATGAACAGTGTGGCTCCCACTATAGCCGgcatctccctcccctcccctcaacaGAAGAAAGGCCCAGATACCTGTCAATGAGGGAATCCCGCATGCTGGTAGCAATGGTGCTAGGCTGGGCTTCGTTCAGCTTGAAGACACTCTCCACGACTGACAGCTCTGTGCTGGTTGTGTCCAGGCCACAGAAGGCACACCAGTCATTCACCACCATCCCAGCAGCGATGACCTCGCTGCCTCGGTTCACAGTGCCCGCCTGCCAAAGGATGGCTCAGTGTGGATCATGGCACCAACAGCCCAAGTCATGAGGACTCTCCCCAATCCCTGGTCTCTGACCCACAGCCTCAACCCCAAACTGCGACAAGTAATAAATTCCTAAATACTGGGCAAAGGGATCTACTCCAGCAGAAAACAGAGGTCAGAGAACATGACTGCTTACCACAAGGGGGACCTGAAGGAGAGAAGACAGCTCATCCTGGTCTTCAATTGAAGTCTTGGGATGTACCAGCCCTCCCTGGTTGCTGAAGACACAGTAGCTTCCTACCAGCACCTGGTCAGCCACTGTCTGTCTGAAGACTTCTACCTTTAGCACATCAGCCAGgatttcttctgtttcctgttaGCCAAACGTACTGTGCTCAGCACCCAGAACAAGCAGATCAAAGCACCCAGGGCCTCCACACCCAGACCCACCCAGGGCGTGACTCCCCAAGCTCATTCCTCTGCTATGCAGCTGCATATGGAAGCCTCACCCAAATAAAGGAGGGAATACAGCTTGCAGCAGAGTCAAGGCCAGCTACAAAGCCATGCATGCCCTGAAGAGCCAGAGGCTGGTCTCCACATCACCTTCTTTCCCTCTAACCCACAGGCAAGAGTTCAACTGTCAATCTTCTCTCCAGCCCTGGCTGCAAGACTGAATGAGTCAATCTCCCTGATTAATACAGGGAGGATTAATACACTCCCTAGCTTCTTTTCCCTAGCTGGTCACATCACGAAAGGCCTCTATTCACTCTTCCAACCAGTGCTTGAACTGCAGGAGTCCAGGTATAAGAGAAACCACAAGAGATACCCCAAATTCCTGCCTGATAGGCAAGAACAGTGGCTAGCCACTGACTAGGCTAATATCCTGTGACTCTTGGGCTAAACTGGGCTGCCTCACCCTGTCCAGGTCTGGGTGGACTAAGGCCACGTAGTCGTTGCAGGTGGTGACATTGCCCAGGGCTGAGAGCCGTTCCTCCACCCGCCGGATCTGCACGCTGTCTGGGAGGCAGTTGCGAATGTGCTGTAGCTCCTGGTCAGTGGTGTTGTTGGGCACCAGGAGACCATGCCTGTTCCCTGGAGAGACCCAAATTAGGGCAGGTTGTGTAAGGATGAACTGTTAATTCACAAGACACCTGCTGAGCGCTGGGGCCTGAAGATACAACCCAGTCCAGGTAGCTTCCCCAGGAAAGCTTTAGAATCCAGACCCCAGTCCTTCAAACCACTGAGCCACACAGCCCCCAGGGAACCAGGAGTCCCACTGGGCAGGCCAGAGATGGCCTAGGAGTCTGTCCCAAAC
This genomic interval from Cervus canadensis isolate Bull #8, Minnesota chromosome 10, ASM1932006v1, whole genome shotgun sequence contains the following:
- the MMP24OS gene encoding protein MMP24OS — its product is MGAQLSGGQGAAEPPQPQPQPQPQPQPQPAAPEGPAQPRPEPSPWGPLDDVRFLIACTSWY
- the EIF6 gene encoding eukaryotic translation initiation factor 6; this translates as MAVRASFENNCEIGCFAKLTNSYCLVAIGGSENFYSVFEGELAGTIPVVHASIAGCRIIGRMCVGNRHGLLVPNNTTDQELQHIRNCLPDSVQIRRVEERLSALGNVTTCNDYVALVHPDLDRETEEILADVLKVEVFRQTVADQVLVGSYCVFSNQGGLVHPKTSIEDQDELSSLLQVPLVAGTVNRGSEVIAAGMVVNDWCAFCGLDTTSTELSVVESVFKLNEAQPSTIATSMRDSLIDSLT